The genomic interval GCGGGTGAGGCCGAGCGAGCAGGCGGAGACGACCGAGAGATCGGTCATTTTCTGGGTTTCGATGATGCTGATCACTTCAATCGCCTCCTCTCGGCGTCTCAGGGGGACCGGCCGGGACCGGTCCTGCGTATTCGGATAAGTACAGCACGGATTCAGGGCTTCAGAGAAGTCGCTGTTCCCGTGGTTAAGAACCTATGGTGACGACTGGGGCGGGCGCAAACTATTTTCTGGACGAGTTTCACTCAGGTCTCGTCCGCGCCCTCCTCGGACTCGCCATCCATCGCCTCACCTGCGCAGATGGCCAGAACATCGGTGCCGAAGCGGCTCAGCTTCCGGTTGCCGACGCCGGCGATGACGACCAGCTCGCCCTCGGTGGACGGCACGGCCTCGGCGATCGCCATGAGCGTCTTCTCGGTGAACACGCAGAAGTCCGGCTGCCCCAGCAGGGCCGCCTGGGCGGCGCGCCAGTCGTACAGCCGCCCGTACAGCGCCTCGTCCATGTCCGAGGGGCACTCCTCGCAGCGCATCAGCTTCATCTCGCCCGCGTCGGTGAGCGTGCGTCCGCAGACCCGGCAGCGCACCGGGCTCCTGGGTTTGCGCTCGACGGCCGGGGTCCGCCCGACGGCGGACCGGCCGGTCCCCCGGTCGATCCCTCCGACGCCGCCGGCCCCGCCGGCCCCGCTCCGCGCGCCCGAGGCCGTCGAGCCCGGGCGCAGCCCGTTCAGGAAGCGGGTCGGCCGTCGGCTCGCGCGGCCGCCCGGTGACCGGGACAGCGCCCAGGAGAGCGAGAGGTGGACGCGGGCGCGGGTGATGCCGACGTACATCAGGCGCCGCTCCTCCTCGACCTGCTCGTCGGTCTTGGCGTAGGCGATCGGCATCATGCCCTCGGTGAGGCCGACCAGGAACACGGCGTCCCATTCCAGGCCCTTCGCCGAGTGCAGCGAGGCCAGGGTCACCCCTTGGACCGTCGGGGCGTGCTGGGCAGCCGCCCGCTCGTCCAGCTCCCGGACCAGGTCGGTCAGGGTCGCCCCCGGTTTGGCCGTCTCGAAGTCCTCCGCGAGGCGCACCAGCGCGGCCAGCGACTCCCAGCGGTCGCGCACGGCTCCCGACCCGGCGGGCGGCCGGCTGGTCCAGCCCTTGGTGGAGAGCACCGCCCGCACCTGGGCGGCCAGGTCCTCCGCACCGTCGAGGAGCGAGTCGTTGCCTCCGGCGCGGGCCGCGCCGCGCAGGGCGGTGCCCGCCTCGCGGACCTCGGCCCGCTCGAAGAACCGCTCGGCGCCGCGCAGCTGGTAGGGCACCCCGGCGTCCGCGAGTGCCTGCTCGTAGACCTCGGACTGGGAGTTGACGCGGTAGAGGACGGCGATCTCGCCGGCCGGCACGCCCGCGGCGACGAGATCGCGGATCAGCCGGGCGGTGCCCTCGGCCTCGGTGGGCTCGTCGGAATACTCCGCGTAGACGGGCTCGGGCCCCTTGTCGCGCTGCGAGACCAGCTCCAGCCGGTGGTCGGCCGCCTTGCCGTGGGCCTGGCTCAGCAGGCCGTTGGCGAGGTGGACGACCTGGGGGGTGGAGCGGTAGTCCCGCACCAGCTTGACCACGGTCGCCCCGGGGTGGCGGGTGCGGAAGTTCAACAGGTGGTCCGGGGTGGCCCCGGTGAAGGAGTAGATCGTCTGGCTGGCGTCGCCGACGACGCAGAGATCGTCCCGGTCCCCGACCCAGAGGTCGAGCAGCCGCTGCTGGAGCGGGCTCACGTCCTGGTACTCGTCGACGACGAAGTGCTGGTACTGGCCGCGCACGTGCTCGGCGATGTCGCTCCGGTCCTGGAGGATGCCGACGGTGAGCAGCAGCACGTCCTCGAAGTCGATCACCGAGCGGTCGCGCTTGAGCTGTTCGTACGTGGAGTAGATCTGGGAGAGGACCGCCGGATCGCGGGGGGCGTCCCGCTGGGTCTTGGCGACGGCCGCCGGATAGTCGGCGGGGACGGTCTGGGTGACCTTGGCCCACTCGATCTCGCTGGTGACGTCCCGCAGCTCGTTGCGGTCGAGCCGGAGCTCGCAGCGGGCGGCGGCCTCGGCGACCAGCTGCACCTTCCGCTCCAGCAGCCGGGGCAGCTCGCCACCGACTGCTTTCGGCCAGAAATACTGGAGCTGGCGGAGGGCGGCGGAGTGGAAGGTCCGCGCCTGGACGCCGGTCGCGCCGAGCTGGCGCAGGCGGCCGCGCATCTCTCCGGCGGCCCGGTTGGTGAAGGTGACGGCGAGCACGGTGGCCGGCTGGAGGATGCCCGCACGCACCCCGTACGCGATGCGGTGCGTGATCGCGCGGGTCTTGCCCGTACCGGCTCCGGCCAGCACGCACACCGGTCCGTGCAGGGCCAGAGCCACCTCGCGCTGCTCGGGGTCGAGCCCGTCGAGCACGGCGTCCGGGGTCTCGGGGACCTGAGGGAAGAGGGTGGAGTGCGTTGCTGCTGTCACCCCGCCATGCTGCCAGGTCCCAGGGGGCGGATGCGGCGGTTGTCCACAGGGGTGAGGTATTCG from Streptomyces sp. CA-278952 carries:
- a CDS encoding ATP-dependent DNA helicase UvrD2, with amino-acid sequence MTAATHSTLFPQVPETPDAVLDGLDPEQREVALALHGPVCVLAGAGTGKTRAITHRIAYGVRAGILQPATVLAVTFTNRAAGEMRGRLRQLGATGVQARTFHSAALRQLQYFWPKAVGGELPRLLERKVQLVAEAAARCELRLDRNELRDVTSEIEWAKVTQTVPADYPAAVAKTQRDAPRDPAVLSQIYSTYEQLKRDRSVIDFEDVLLLTVGILQDRSDIAEHVRGQYQHFVVDEYQDVSPLQQRLLDLWVGDRDDLCVVGDASQTIYSFTGATPDHLLNFRTRHPGATVVKLVRDYRSTPQVVHLANGLLSQAHGKAADHRLELVSQRDKGPEPVYAEYSDEPTEAEGTARLIRDLVAAGVPAGEIAVLYRVNSQSEVYEQALADAGVPYQLRGAERFFERAEVREAGTALRGAARAGGNDSLLDGAEDLAAQVRAVLSTKGWTSRPPAGSGAVRDRWESLAALVRLAEDFETAKPGATLTDLVRELDERAAAQHAPTVQGVTLASLHSAKGLEWDAVFLVGLTEGMMPIAYAKTDEQVEEERRLMYVGITRARVHLSLSWALSRSPGGRASRRPTRFLNGLRPGSTASGARSGAGGAGGVGGIDRGTGRSAVGRTPAVERKPRSPVRCRVCGRTLTDAGEMKLMRCEECPSDMDEALYGRLYDWRAAQAALLGQPDFCVFTEKTLMAIAEAVPSTEGELVVIAGVGNRKLSRFGTDVLAICAGEAMDGESEEGADET